In Acidobacteriota bacterium, the DNA window TCGGCGAAGAACTTGAGGAAGCCGAAAAAGCCGGCTTCCCAGCCGAACAGTTCTCCATGCATCTGCAGTCCCATCAGGAAGAGGAAGAGCACCACGCCCAAGAAGAGCGCGCCGCGTCCCCACTTGCCCAGCAAGAAGTGACCTCCACCCGGCACCAACCAGCCCACAGTACAGGCCAAAGCCGTCTTCGCCATAGTTTCTAAGCTTACCAAAAAGAGTCCGTCGACGGGAACGTACGCCTGCCCCGAATGGGGCGGAAGCGGCCTTGGATGACCGCCCAACAGTCTCTGGACATGTCAGCTAGGAGTGCTAGGTTAAATCCCGGCGAATGAGGGAAAAGAAGCCCGGCGAGGAGCGATTTACACACATGCGTCCAAGCGGAAAAGAGGGTCTGGA includes these proteins:
- a CDS encoding DUF6677 family protein, with protein sequence MAKTALACTVGWLVPGGGHFLLGKWGRGALFLGVVLFLFLMGLQMHGELFGWEAGFFGFLKFFADAAIGVPYLLGRMLEWGAGDIQQYSYEYGNTYLYTAGLLNMLIIVDAFDIAQGRKP